A stretch of the Phycisphaerae bacterium genome encodes the following:
- a CDS encoding trypsin-like peptidase domain-containing protein, with translation MRDERLIRGRRTGGRWRDSSQIGHRCERLTPVGLLGTTPLSVQTATAVLAVLGLVLPAIQAQAQPAAADPVQVEALEQTLVAVAETLRPSVVAIRANRPMDGSETQEAPEPPPNGGVRPGSSRRGRPEERRYPSVGSGVIISPDGQILTNEHVVAGAQPDDITCILSSGESYRVQEVYADPRSDLAVMTIGAKGLKPAVLGNLETVRQGQFAIVMGNPFGSALESRGRPAMSFGVISALGRGLNQQLDPLMTQRYYGNLIQTDARINPGNSGGPLLNLKGEVIGINTAISSRSGGSEGMGYAIPMSARTKEIIAALARGEEVEYGFLGVGLRSIRDEEPQGSDGPTGAVVDSIERQAPAAAADLKVGDIIVTVDGHAVRDADEAIALIGGARVGVPMQLIFRRGSRRLTAQVVPARRKVASPAAFSWRGMRLAYPDWEVCRSYKLPADVRGAVITEVEPGGPAARAGLHVGQVIDRIGEARIQGVRYLPTITAKLSGPVKIALVGDPPTEVTLP, from the coding sequence ATGCGTGATGAGCGTCTGATACGCGGGAGACGGACGGGCGGGCGGTGGCGCGATTCCTCGCAGATTGGGCACCGCTGCGAGCGGCTCACCCCTGTTGGCCTTCTCGGAACAACGCCACTTTCAGTGCAGACGGCGACCGCAGTTCTCGCGGTGCTTGGGCTGGTACTGCCGGCTATCCAAGCCCAAGCCCAACCCGCCGCGGCCGACCCGGTTCAGGTTGAGGCCCTGGAGCAGACGTTGGTCGCGGTGGCGGAGACTTTACGGCCGTCGGTGGTGGCGATTCGAGCCAATCGACCGATGGACGGCAGTGAAACGCAGGAAGCCCCTGAACCGCCCCCGAACGGTGGAGTGCGTCCAGGTTCCAGCCGGCGGGGACGACCGGAGGAGCGGCGATACCCGTCTGTCGGCAGCGGGGTGATCATCAGTCCGGACGGCCAGATCCTGACCAACGAGCACGTCGTGGCCGGAGCCCAGCCGGACGATATCACCTGCATTCTGTCCAGCGGAGAGAGCTACCGCGTGCAGGAGGTCTACGCCGACCCGCGAAGTGATTTGGCGGTGATGACGATCGGGGCCAAGGGCCTCAAGCCGGCCGTTCTGGGCAACCTGGAGACCGTCAGGCAGGGCCAGTTCGCGATCGTGATGGGCAACCCTTTCGGGTCCGCCCTGGAGAGCCGCGGCCGGCCGGCGATGTCGTTCGGCGTGATCAGCGCCCTGGGCCGGGGCCTAAACCAGCAGCTCGATCCCCTGATGACCCAGCGCTACTACGGCAACCTGATCCAGACGGACGCCCGCATCAACCCTGGCAACAGCGGCGGCCCGCTCCTGAACCTGAAAGGCGAGGTCATCGGCATCAATACGGCCATTTCTTCCCGCTCAGGCGGAAGCGAGGGAATGGGTTATGCGATTCCAATGAGTGCCCGAACCAAGGAGATCATTGCCGCCCTGGCCCGGGGCGAGGAGGTCGAGTACGGATTTCTCGGCGTCGGGCTGCGGTCCATTCGCGACGAGGAGCCGCAAGGCAGTGACGGCCCGACGGGAGCGGTGGTCGACTCGATCGAGCGGCAAGCCCCGGCGGCCGCAGCTGATCTGAAGGTCGGCGACATCATCGTCACAGTGGACGGGCATGCGGTCCGGGATGCCGATGAGGCCATCGCGTTGATCGGCGGAGCACGGGTGGGCGTGCCGATGCAGCTGATCTTCCGCCGAGGTTCGCGACGTCTGACCGCCCAGGTCGTGCCCGCCCGGCGGAAAGTGGCTTCGCCGGCCGCATTCAGCTGGCGAGGGATGAGACTGGCCTACCCGGATTGGGAGGTCTGCCGATCGTACAAACTGCCGGCCGACGTTCGCGGCGCGGTGATCACCGAGGTGGAACCGGGCGGCCCGGCAGCCCGCGCCGGTCTGCATGTCGGCCAAGTCATCGACCGAATTGGTGAGGCACGGATCCAGGGCGTTCGCTATCTACCCACCATCACGGCCAAGCTATCGGGACCGGTGAAAATCGCGCTGGTCGGCGATCCACCGACCGAAGTAACCTTACCATAG
- a CDS encoding type III pantothenate kinase: MIRASESGENEPRSGKDAAAETGLLLIDIGNSHVGMATWIRGNRGTAVHLPNDPIESVVGHLVGLWNGLPTSGSRVAVVSSVCPPMMKRLEPMCEARGIGSILLVGRDIDPPIRADVREPEKVGTDRLCTAAAAFAKLRQACVVADFGTAVTIDLVADNNFFMGGTIMPGIALAARALHEHTAQLPLVEVGTPTGTIGKDTVEAIRNGIFAMMVGALRETTERLATEIGKWPPLIVTGGNARDIAGGCDFVDHVLPDLCLDGLVIAYLNAAARCDQGHEQV, translated from the coding sequence ATGATCCGCGCTTCTGAATCAGGCGAGAACGAGCCCAGATCAGGCAAGGATGCGGCAGCCGAGACCGGCTTGCTGCTCATCGACATCGGCAACAGCCATGTGGGTATGGCCACGTGGATTCGCGGTAATCGCGGCACAGCCGTGCATTTGCCCAACGACCCGATTGAATCCGTCGTCGGGCATCTGGTCGGCTTGTGGAACGGTCTGCCCACATCCGGTTCGCGGGTTGCTGTGGTCAGCTCGGTCTGCCCACCGATGATGAAACGCCTCGAGCCGATGTGCGAGGCCCGGGGCATCGGTTCGATCCTTCTGGTTGGTCGGGACATCGACCCCCCGATTCGCGCTGATGTTCGCGAGCCGGAGAAGGTCGGAACCGACCGCCTGTGCACTGCGGCGGCCGCCTTCGCCAAGCTCCGACAGGCCTGCGTGGTGGCCGATTTCGGTACCGCGGTGACCATCGACCTCGTCGCCGACAACAACTTCTTCATGGGCGGAACGATCATGCCCGGCATCGCCCTGGCGGCCAGGGCCCTCCACGAGCACACCGCCCAGCTGCCGCTCGTCGAGGTGGGTACGCCGACCGGTACCATCGGTAAGGATACCGTCGAGGCCATCCGCAACGGCATCTTCGCCATGATGGTCGGGGCTTTGCGCGAAACCACCGAACGACTCGCCACCGAAATCGGCAAATGGCCCCCGCTCATTGTCACCGGCGGCAACGCTCGCGACATCGCCGGCGGCTGCGACTTCGTCGATCACGTTCTGCCGGACCTCTGCCTCGACGGCTTGGTCATCGCGTACCTGAATGCGGCCGCCAGATGTGACCAAGGCCATGAACAGGTGTGA
- a CDS encoding alpha-L-fucosidase produces the protein MNHIRHLIVTLLLTTPVLHAAETPQAAPPDMPRPYPERMKWWGEARFGMFIHWGPVSLKGTEISWSRANSNPKCPNRGPIPVEVYDNLFKQFNPTKFDAARWVSLAKAAGMKYMVLTAKHCDGFLLWDSKASDYNIMNTPFKRDVCAELARAAHEQGMRLGWYFSPMDWRDPDFRTQRNKVFLERMKAELRELLSNYGTIDLLWFDWDSREPLYDQAETYRLVKSLQPKIVINNRLDLGPEPIGHSDWRYIGSEADYYTPEQIIGGFDVRRPWESCMTLSSRDQWSWGGPEDGVKPYEACMDMLIRGAGGDGNILLNVGPMPSGEIAPDQANRIKEMGVWLAEYGQSIYGTRGGPFKPGDYGVSTRKGNTIYLHIRDWTEDAVKLPAIPAKVVKSEALTGGKAVVHQTATGLDISVPQGDRQALDTIVALELDRSSLAIPAIEVPAPKSLTTNAKATASNVYQNQAEYGADRAVDGRNDTRWATDGGVRFAWLEVDLGKPATIGRAVIKQAFPELKRVRKFAIEYFQDDQWRPCYQGENLGAQLAVSFDPVTAQRVRLNITEATDGPTIWEFHLFGAAR, from the coding sequence ATGAATCACATTCGACATCTGATCGTCACCCTGTTACTGACTACCCCGGTCTTGCACGCCGCCGAGACTCCGCAGGCAGCGCCGCCCGACATGCCGAGACCGTATCCCGAGCGGATGAAGTGGTGGGGGGAGGCGCGCTTCGGCATGTTTATCCACTGGGGACCGGTCAGCCTCAAGGGCACCGAGATCAGCTGGTCGCGGGCCAACTCCAATCCCAAGTGCCCCAACCGAGGACCGATTCCCGTCGAGGTGTACGACAATCTGTTCAAGCAGTTCAACCCGACGAAGTTCGACGCCGCCCGGTGGGTGAGTCTCGCCAAGGCGGCCGGCATGAAGTACATGGTGCTCACCGCCAAGCACTGTGACGGATTCCTGCTCTGGGACTCGAAGGCGTCGGACTACAACATCATGAACACGCCGTTCAAGCGTGACGTTTGCGCCGAACTTGCCAGGGCGGCCCACGAACAGGGCATGCGCCTAGGCTGGTACTTCTCGCCGATGGACTGGCGCGATCCGGATTTCCGCACCCAACGGAACAAGGTGTTTCTCGAACGAATGAAGGCCGAGCTGCGCGAACTGCTCAGCAACTACGGCACCATCGATCTGCTCTGGTTCGATTGGGATTCCCGCGAGCCGCTCTACGACCAGGCTGAGACCTACAGGCTGGTGAAGTCGCTGCAGCCCAAGATCGTCATCAACAACCGGCTGGATCTCGGTCCGGAGCCAATCGGGCACAGCGACTGGCGCTACATCGGTTCGGAGGCGGACTACTACACGCCCGAGCAGATCATCGGCGGTTTCGACGTCCGCCGCCCGTGGGAATCGTGCATGACGCTCTCGTCGAGAGACCAGTGGTCCTGGGGCGGGCCGGAGGATGGGGTCAAGCCATACGAAGCCTGCATGGATATGCTGATTCGCGGGGCTGGTGGCGACGGCAATATCCTGCTGAACGTCGGACCGATGCCCAGCGGAGAGATCGCACCCGATCAGGCCAATCGGATCAAGGAGATGGGGGTGTGGCTGGCCGAGTACGGCCAGAGCATCTACGGCACGCGCGGCGGGCCATTCAAGCCGGGGGACTACGGCGTTTCGACGCGCAAGGGGAACACCATTTACCTCCACATCCGCGATTGGACCGAGGACGCGGTCAAGCTGCCGGCCATCCCGGCCAAGGTGGTCAAGAGTGAGGCACTGACCGGCGGGAAGGCCGTGGTCCATCAGACGGCCACCGGCCTGGATATCTCGGTGCCTCAAGGCGACCGTCAGGCACTGGACACGATCGTGGCTCTGGAACTGGACCGTTCATCGCTGGCCATCCCGGCGATCGAAGTCCCCGCACCGAAGTCGTTGACCACGAACGCCAAGGCCACGGCTTCGAACGTGTACCAGAACCAAGCTGAGTACGGCGCGGACAGGGCCGTGGACGGCCGTAACGATACCCGCTGGGCGACGGACGGAGGCGTTAGGTTCGCGTGGCTGGAAGTTGATCTCGGCAAACCGGCGACCATCGGCCGTGCCGTGATCAAGCAGGCGTTTCCGGAACTCAAGCGCGTTCGCAAGTTCGCTATCGAGTACTTCCAGGATGACCAATGGAGGCCGTGCTACCAAGGGGAGAACCTGGGGGCGCAACTGGCGGTGAGCTTTGATCCGGTGACCGCTCAACGCGTGCGTCTGAACATCACCGAAGCGACCGACGGGCCGACGATCTGGGAGTTTCACTTGTTCGGAGCTGCACGATAG
- a CDS encoding TIGR00730 family Rossman fold protein, protein MTQPKGNQHKEPAGLHPVPAPEETWRVFRIMAEFVEGFELMSQIGPAVTVYGSARLTPVSDIYEQAVVLGRKLVRAGFAVITGGGPGIMEAANRGAFEAGGISVGLNIQIPTEQQPNPYVTHGLSFDYFFARKVMFVKYAVALACFPGGFGTMDELFEILTLLQTHKTKPSPVVLIGARFWSPLVDWMRKTLIEEYGTVSQSDVDLFMLTDDLDAAVEHIRTKAAEAGPLWVNPPSGTGGFVKR, encoded by the coding sequence ATGACGCAGCCGAAGGGCAATCAGCACAAGGAACCGGCCGGTTTACACCCGGTGCCGGCACCGGAGGAGACCTGGCGGGTTTTCCGGATCATGGCCGAGTTCGTCGAGGGTTTCGAGCTCATGAGCCAGATCGGGCCGGCGGTCACAGTCTACGGGTCGGCTCGGCTGACACCGGTGAGCGACATCTACGAGCAGGCGGTCGTCCTTGGCCGCAAGCTGGTTCGAGCCGGTTTCGCGGTGATCACCGGCGGCGGACCTGGGATCATGGAGGCCGCGAACCGGGGAGCCTTCGAGGCTGGCGGGATCAGCGTTGGGCTTAATATCCAGATCCCCACCGAGCAGCAGCCCAACCCGTACGTCACCCACGGCCTGTCGTTCGACTACTTCTTCGCCCGCAAGGTCATGTTCGTGAAATACGCCGTTGCCCTGGCGTGCTTCCCGGGCGGCTTCGGGACAATGGACGAGCTGTTCGAGATCCTCACCTTGTTGCAGACCCACAAAACCAAACCCTCGCCGGTTGTGCTGATTGGAGCCAGGTTCTGGAGTCCCCTGGTCGACTGGATGCGGAAGACGCTGATTGAGGAATACGGGACAGTCAGCCAATCGGACGTGGACTTGTTCATGCTGACCGACGACCTGGATGCGGCCGTCGAGCACATCCGGACCAAGGCCGCCGAGGCCGGCCCGTTGTGGGTCAATCCGCCCAGCGGCACGGGTGGCTTCGTGAAGCGCTAG
- a CDS encoding serine/threonine protein kinase — protein MADALKGESQIGRLAVEQKLITPDELNTCIAEQQSLASQGKTLSLSEVLIHSGYITRSQLQRLGGDSTDSIATKTLRIPGYDRLQKIGEGAMAKVYKAHQISLDRTVAVKILPKKASENQEFVKRFQEEGKAAAQLNHNNIVQAIDVGEASGYHYFVMEYIQGKTVYDDLAANRTYSEQEALKIVIQIARALEHAAARGFIHRDVKPKNIMLTEDGVAKLADLGLARRTSDIKAAMAEAGRAYGTPYYISPEQIRGEVHIDVRADMYSLGATFYHMVTGKVPFDGPTPAAVMHKHLVEPLIPPDHVRPTLSTGVGEVIERMMAKKPEHRYPNMGDLIKDLEAIQRGEPPLLARRQLDDNILQGLAESSTPVHKEEAPKEETPSTPVVPLVWVFILAALLGLSMIVNIIQILT, from the coding sequence ATGGCAGATGCGTTAAAAGGTGAGAGCCAGATAGGCCGCTTGGCGGTTGAGCAGAAACTCATTACGCCCGACGAGCTGAATACCTGCATCGCGGAGCAGCAGAGTCTCGCTTCTCAGGGCAAGACGCTGAGTCTCTCCGAGGTGCTCATTCATTCAGGTTATATCACCCGCTCCCAGCTCCAGCGGCTGGGTGGTGACTCAACCGATTCGATCGCCACCAAAACGCTGCGCATTCCCGGTTACGATCGGCTGCAGAAGATAGGCGAAGGGGCGATGGCCAAGGTCTACAAGGCCCACCAGATCAGCCTGGACCGGACCGTGGCGGTGAAGATCCTGCCCAAGAAGGCCAGCGAAAACCAGGAGTTCGTCAAGCGCTTTCAGGAAGAGGGCAAAGCTGCCGCCCAGCTCAACCACAACAACATCGTGCAGGCCATCGACGTCGGTGAAGCTTCTGGCTACCACTACTTCGTCATGGAGTATATTCAGGGGAAGACGGTCTACGACGACTTGGCGGCCAACAGAACCTATTCTGAGCAGGAAGCCCTGAAGATCGTCATTCAGATTGCCCGGGCACTGGAGCATGCTGCGGCCCGAGGCTTCATTCACCGCGATGTGAAGCCCAAGAACATCATGCTCACCGAGGACGGTGTAGCCAAACTTGCCGACCTCGGGTTGGCCCGACGAACTTCCGACATCAAGGCGGCCATGGCGGAGGCCGGCCGAGCCTACGGGACCCCCTACTACATCAGCCCGGAACAGATCCGCGGCGAAGTCCACATCGACGTCCGGGCGGACATGTACTCCCTCGGAGCCACCTTCTACCATATGGTCACCGGCAAGGTGCCCTTCGATGGCCCGACGCCCGCCGCGGTCATGCACAAGCACCTGGTTGAACCGCTCATACCGCCGGACCATGTGCGGCCCACGCTCTCCACCGGTGTCGGCGAGGTGATCGAGCGGATGATGGCCAAGAAACCCGAACATCGCTACCCCAACATGGGCGATCTCATCAAGGATCTCGAGGCCATCCAGCGTGGCGAACCTCCGCTCCTGGCTCGACGACAGCTCGACGACAACATCCTCCAGGGCCTGGCGGAGAGCAGTACCCCAGTCCACAAAGAGGAAGCCCCCAAGGAAGAAACACCCTCCACCCCGGTGGTCCCCCTGGTCTGGGTCTTCATTCTGGCCGCCCTTCTGGGGCTGTCCATGATCGTGAATATCATCCAGATCCTGACCTGA
- a CDS encoding 50S ribosome-binding GTPase: MNRCDPALAACLTPPTVGGIAVIQILTRDSRWLRPLFRTSRPIEFDTPASDELRLCRLVDGDEVIDDAVVAVRRNPAGQLVIDLSLHGGPRIVQRALLLLKAAGACIVPAVELLGSTWAANELLRREALEAILQAKTRTLALWLAATMEALPNELDRLMVDTRADRLDSVRKQLGEWLAASPTVRRALTGVRVVLVGPPNSGKSTLANQLAGRHSAIVSDLPGTTRDWLEHPASIEGVPFTFVDTAGVRDTADPIEAEAIRRTRRQAVTADVVLQVIDQSSPPWPEDLQPANDASHVTQEFTSTQPTLVVWNKNDLPTDPGQAERIGSWSTRGVSVSARTGDGFERLRMALLGATGLADWRRAVGVPFTLRQAEAVEAALSALNAGRPDRAEACRWLKIVRWGQDPQERCPRSGI; this comes from the coding sequence ATGAACAGGTGTGATCCAGCCCTCGCCGCGTGCCTTACCCCGCCTACGGTCGGAGGTATCGCGGTCATTCAGATCCTGACCCGCGACAGCCGATGGCTGCGCCCGTTGTTCAGAACGTCCCGTCCCATCGAGTTCGATACGCCGGCATCGGATGAGCTGCGACTGTGCCGCCTGGTGGACGGCGACGAGGTCATCGACGATGCGGTCGTGGCCGTCCGCCGCAATCCCGCCGGCCAGCTGGTCATCGATCTCAGCCTGCATGGCGGCCCGCGAATCGTGCAGCGAGCGCTGTTGCTGCTCAAGGCGGCCGGTGCCTGCATCGTCCCCGCGGTCGAGCTGCTCGGTTCAACCTGGGCGGCGAACGAGCTGCTGCGTCGCGAAGCCCTGGAGGCCATCCTGCAGGCGAAGACCCGGACCCTCGCCCTCTGGCTGGCGGCGACGATGGAAGCCCTGCCGAACGAACTCGACCGGCTCATGGTCGACACCCGAGCTGATCGACTGGATTCTGTCCGGAAACAGCTCGGAGAGTGGCTGGCCGCCTCGCCTACCGTCCGGCGGGCTCTGACCGGTGTCCGGGTCGTCCTCGTCGGGCCACCCAACTCCGGCAAGTCGACACTGGCCAACCAACTCGCCGGACGACATAGTGCCATCGTCAGCGATCTGCCGGGTACGACCCGCGATTGGCTCGAGCACCCCGCCTCCATTGAAGGCGTGCCGTTCACATTCGTGGATACGGCCGGCGTCAGGGACACCGCCGATCCGATCGAGGCCGAGGCCATCCGGCGAACCCGCCGGCAGGCGGTTACAGCCGACGTTGTCCTGCAGGTGATCGACCAGTCCTCACCACCTTGGCCGGAAGACCTTCAGCCTGCGAATGATGCGAGCCACGTCACCCAGGAATTCACATCCACGCAGCCGACGCTGGTTGTCTGGAACAAGAACGATCTGCCCACTGATCCGGGCCAGGCGGAGCGCATTGGAAGCTGGTCGACCAGAGGGGTATCGGTTTCGGCGCGAACAGGGGATGGGTTCGAACGGCTACGGATGGCGCTCCTGGGTGCCACCGGCCTCGCCGACTGGCGACGAGCCGTCGGCGTCCCCTTCACATTGCGGCAAGCCGAGGCCGTCGAGGCAGCCTTATCGGCCTTGAACGCGGGACGTCCCGACAGGGCCGAGGCATGTCGTTGGCTGAAAATCGTCAGATGGGGTCAAGATCCCCAGGAAAGATGCCCCCGTAGCGGAATATAA
- a CDS encoding sigma-70 family RNA polymerase sigma factor, whose amino-acid sequence MTATTKDSVEALWKRYLKTRSEKYRNALVEQYAPLVHIQAARLSRKLPAQISYDEICSAGYDGLIEAVEGYNPKRKAKFETFCQQRIIGAVMDWLRSLDPQSRTVRTFEKRRMGVRELLDAELGRPPMHDEVAKRMGMSQDRYDQLARISQLGREVHFSAMDPRDSSGRSRASERSWDVGDTDQTDPSAKLARTMLTEFVTRGLSTEERLVLVLYYYEDLTMAEIGVVLDLSESRVSQIHKDVIARLRNRFKDRLDEELVA is encoded by the coding sequence ATGACCGCGACGACAAAAGACTCGGTCGAGGCACTGTGGAAGAGGTATCTTAAAACCCGTTCTGAGAAGTACCGCAACGCTCTGGTGGAGCAGTACGCCCCGCTGGTCCACATTCAGGCGGCCCGCTTGTCCCGCAAGCTGCCCGCCCAGATCAGCTACGACGAGATCTGCAGCGCCGGGTACGATGGGCTGATCGAGGCGGTCGAGGGATACAATCCCAAGCGCAAAGCCAAGTTCGAGACTTTCTGCCAGCAGCGGATCATTGGCGCGGTCATGGATTGGCTGCGCAGCCTGGATCCCCAGTCAAGAACCGTGCGCACTTTCGAGAAGCGGCGGATGGGCGTGCGCGAGTTGCTCGACGCCGAACTGGGTCGTCCGCCGATGCACGACGAAGTCGCCAAGCGCATGGGCATGTCCCAGGACCGCTATGATCAGCTGGCCCGCATTTCCCAACTCGGTCGCGAGGTGCATTTCTCGGCCATGGATCCTCGCGACTCCAGCGGACGCAGCCGGGCCAGCGAACGATCGTGGGATGTCGGCGACACCGACCAGACCGATCCGTCCGCCAAGCTCGCCCGAACCATGCTGACCGAGTTCGTCACCCGCGGATTGAGCACCGAGGAGCGGCTCGTTCTGGTGTTGTACTACTACGAAGACCTCACCATGGCCGAGATCGGCGTGGTGCTCGATCTCTCCGAATCACGCGTCAGCCAGATCCATAAGGACGTCATCGCCCGCCTCCGCAACCGCTTCAAGGACCGACTGGACGAGGAACTGGTCGCCTGA